ataACAGATACATACATAAATCATAGCTTTTACACAATTGGGTCCCAAGTCTGACATATTTTACTTGTTATAACTGGCAGAAATTGAAAGTGATCACCAAGgcttgaagtgaaaaaaaaagtgatcacAAACTTTGAGTGTCGCACATGATACAAAtgatatttgttttttcactgcaTCATTGTGCACTGATAAAAAAGTGATATCTCATCATCTCAGACATGTTAAACACATTGATGGTCTGCCAAAACATGTCTGAAAACATGTCTCTCATTAATGACATCTGAGCATTTCTGTGCCAGAAAAAAGATTCCAGTTCAAACCACTCTACAGTTTGTGTTGCTCTCTGTCGCCCTCTGTTGTTCAGCTCTGAACATAAAGTTTTCTTACTGAGGAGAGGAAACTTTCCTTGCTATAAAAATCAGCCGATTTCAGAGCAGACACAGGGCAGATAAAGACATGGATCCCGGTGAGTCATTTGAGTTCCTGTGCATGGAGATTGTCTTTAATAAAAACCAACTGAGCTATGTCCCAGTTAGCTGTTAATGTGTGTTCTTATGTTGTGTTGTAGTGGCAGCTGTGTGCACTGCTGCAGGAGCAGCTAAGCcgggggtgtccaactccaggcctcaaggtctggtgtcctgcaggttttagatgtgtccttgatccaacacagctgattcaaatggctaaatgacctcctcaacatgtcttgaagttctccagaggactggtaatgaactagtcatttgattcagatgtgttgacccagggtgatatctaaaacctgcatgaCACCgtcccttgaggcctggagtaaCCTGAGGTAAGCAGTTTATTTAACTTTACCTCATTTGAATCAAAGGCCGATCCAGGTCTGATCCATGTCTTGTCTTCCTGCAGTAGACGCTGTAGTCGCTGCTCCTGCCCTTCTGGGAGCTGCTGGTTTCACCTCAGCAGGAATAGCTGCAGGCTCCTACGCTGCAGGCATGATGTCGTCTGCTGCAGCTGCTAATGGAGGAGGAGTGGCAGCTGGAAGTGTGGTGGCTGTTTTGCAGTCAGCAGGTAAATGAATAATTAGATGTTTCATTAGGATTTTAACTTGCAACaacatgcaaaaagaaaaagttcatCAAAATATCATAATTTTAGATTAGATAATTGCCTCTGTTGTATGCTTTTGACAGCTTATTTGTGTAATGGTGCTGCAGGTGCAGCTGGTCTGTCAGCtactgctggtgctgctgtggcTGGTGCTGGAGCAGCAGTGGGATGGTTGGCGAGTTTCATCTGCTGAAAATCATGAAGAACTCATATATTTGCTTTATGCCATAACTGGAAGTCTTGTTATTCTCTCAAGCTTGTTTTCgtcattgtgttgtgttttcatgttaatttttatacatttatattaaaattaacTATTATGGTGCAAAGCTTGTGTGTGTCATTAGTACAGCTAACTGTGTTCAATACACAGTTAAAAGGACAAGACATGGTTTTGTGTGCAAGTTTTTAAAGATGGACGACTGATAGTCAGGTTTAAGGCATCTCtttagtttttctctcttttggttTGCATTAAAAGGAAGACTGGCCATTTTAATGTCACCTTACAGATTATCATCATCATATTACATGATTACTAGGAGAGCAAGatgatgtgaaaaaaagaaaaaaagaaaacttctgGTGGCTGCTACTGCTACCCCTCAGCATCCAAGAAGATATACAcagtatcaatttcaaaatcctacttCACCTTCTCGAGTTATCACGACACATGGGTGTCCGTAAAAACGATATTAACGGTCAATGGCCAGCAGCATATTCAGCTTGAAGATTGCTATAAATTGAAGTGGATGAGTTTATGCCTTATATTagatttaaaattttgtttctgttgGTGGAATAATTGAGAGAATCTCTAAATATTGTGTTGGCATTATTTTCCATTTCAGTTGATTTCAGATGTGCAATTTCCCAAAAAGCTTTGCATTAAAGACCCTCCTTTAATTAAGGTTTACTCCTGGATGTTTGTCTGATAGAACTGAATCTATCAAAAAGCTGTAcactcaaataaaataaaccttaTTCTAACCAATCAAAATAACTTTCAGCATTCAGACAAATCTAATCCTAGCAAATGGTTATGGCAGAATATCTGTTTTTCATCATGGCACAagaaactgattttaaaaaaaatctagaatATGCTATACAAGATGGAAAGCTTTTCATTTGAAGAACTTGTATCAAAATATGAAATCAGCAACAATAAATTTCTTGAATATCAGAAACTGAAATCCATCATACAGGAAAAACTCAATCCCACTCAATTGAATCTAGAAATGCCTACTTGGGTTACAACATTTTTAAGTATCTGAACCCTCAACTGGCTAGTGATATGTAGAAGCTATTATTTATAACTGATAAATCAATTTCCTTCCCAACCGTAAAGTGGAAGCGAGGTCTTTCCATCAATCCAGATCAAAACTTCTGGACATAAATATGCTTAATCAAAATGTGATAACTGAGAAGATTTGGGGATCCACTGTATTCAGAATATTAATTAAATCTTTAATGTAAATATGGTTTTCTTTAACACCAAACACTGACAAAAAACACCTTTTTTAGGCCTGGTTGTTCCCATCTCATCTCCAACAATGCTTCTCCCAAAGATAAAAACAGCATCAGCATTAGCTCAGAATAGGTTGATTTGATTATCAATTGATTAATTTTTTggtgatgattattatttttaattctgtttttgcttttctcctgCTAAATTGCTTCTAACAAAATTTCCTGCAATTAAAATCTAAATTGTGGACATTCTTAGTCCTTTATGAAAGGGTAAAGggataaatgtgtgtgtattaagtagttttagtttaaaaagCTCCTAAAGGGTACTCCACCTTCACTGAAAAAAGTCTAACATGCAGTCATTCATTCAATCTAATAAGTGCCAttcaaaacagaataaaatcattGATTTGATTGTGAAaccctttcttttttaaaataccaCTTTTGATTTGGATGAAACTAAATATCTATACAAAGGACACAACGCAAAGTTTTTGATTTCTCTCAAAACATATATTTCTTTTCATGTTGAACAGATAATATCTTTAATTTGAGTCAAAGTGATTTGCACTTGAACACGCCCACCAGAAATAGACTGGGACCCATTTTTATTCTGCATGGCTGCTGGAAACATCGTGTCACATCTTTGATTAATTTCATCTGAAAATAAACGTAAGTAAAGCCAAGTGTGTTACAAAAGCTTTTATAATTTGTATTGCCAAAATTGCAGAAAATAACCCCATTTAAGCTGGGTCGACAGCCACCCCCAATTTTTGCATGATTGTAGCTGCTAGCTACAAGCTAGCTAGCTATCCGGCGCGATGTTAGAACTGGTTACCAGCAACCGACCATCACAGTCGGGAATGCAAGTTAGGCAAAAAGCCATTTTTTTACCAGTATACTAACTAGCTAGCGTTACCACGATGCATCGGTGGTGGATACAGCTAGCTAGCATAAGTTCATAGTTCATAACATTCATAGTATAACTCCGTGCTCCGCTTCTTTTGAATTTTTCTGGTGAGCTCGCGGTTTCTAGACACAAGCTTGTGTTTGTGCGCGCAcgtttgtctctgtctctcttcatataaatatctgtgtgttatgtgtgtgtACACCGAGCGCAAAAGATAATTATTAATGTGCATGATTTAGAGACAGAAATAACACGCCAGCATATAAGATCAATGACATAAGACTAATTCCTTCAATTGACTTTCAGGCGCGGCTcggaaaaatgtgcattttctgaagaaattttaattttaacagcAAAAAATTGACCCTATGCCAAACTTAGTCTCTAATGGCTGGTCTGCAGACTGTTTGGTAAACCTAAATCAAATTATAGTACTAGCTTTTTACAAGGATGTGTATGTCATGTTACGTATTTCTTGGTTTTTCTATGTTATGTGTTTTATAGAGAAGTaacattattctttttttttctgtatgctTTCAGAACCACAGATCGCTCCATCCATTCCATGGCTgaagcatacattttcatttaatctgaacaggtatcattttgcatttacactgcacatcctttttaaacatttcataaTAGTCTAGACCCTCCCTCATTATCCTCTCATTCACCTTGCTGATGTGTTGGCACTATTGTGTGCAATAATTGCTCTCTCGGCTTCACCCAGGTGTGTGCTCAGTGCTGGTTGTGTAGGGAGATGTGCCCCATTTCCCCTTTTCTAGTCTTCGTAATTGAAAAGCACTCTGAAAATCACTTTTGTAGTAGTAAGTAATATTGCTATTGCATTAGTTACATCCGTTGTGTGAGTTAGTGGGAGATCCTTGTCCACTAATTTCCTCTGTCCAGTTATAAATGCAGCAACATTTTCTATGGAGGGCAAAGGGAACATTTCATTTTGGTTGTGTCCTGTTATTTTGGAGTGTAACTActtaaagagtaactgaagccTAACAACTTGTTTTGCTTAGAAACTGTTATAATGGGTTTTTACAATGCAATCTTTCAGTTTTGGGcagtttttgacatttctgtgtAAACTTGTTAAATTCTACCCTTTTTGGTCTAACTCTTACACATGGTTTACATTGGCCACAGGAACACTTCGAAGTGGTGCGCTTAGGAAAATCATACACTGACCTTCGAATTCAGGAGGAAAGAGGTTGTGGATAAGAAGCCTGACATCAAGAACCTCTTGGAAAGATGGCCAGGTCTACTTCAGATGGAAGAGGTATAACTTTAACTTTTTTGTACTAATGCCTTTTATCATAGTTTGGAAATGGGAAATATATGTTTTGACTTTTTCTTGTTGAAAGttggtctttaaaaaaatgtattgtacACTGTCTACTCATGTACAGATTAATGCAGAGTTTCTGCGGGTTACTGCAGTTCCCCTGCTAACCAGATTCATGGCCCAGCTGGACAAGCACTCCCCACAGCTacttaaaataatcagaaagaaaggagggacaaccaaagcaaaaactgccaTAATCCTAGAGTTTCTTGATCAGGTAGGGTGTATATAATTAACTATTAACATGACAGTTAGCATTTTAACTCCTGTATCTAATGAGAATTTGTATCctgttacagttttattttggtaacgTCAGTGATTATGGCTGTGAccttttaaaatgttgaaaGGAAGTGTGGGCTTTGTCCTTGAATGAATGAAGAGatttattgtcattatacaaGTACAGAGCACAACTACAACAAAATTTATTTTGGAGACACATTTTCACTCTCACTTGCCAGATACACATACATGCATATATACGTATAAACTTTTATTTAGGGACAAGAAAGCATATGCCGCTTTTCCACCGATAGAACACGGTGTGGCTCAGTTCACTTTAGCCCCCTGCGGACGCTTTTCCACCGCCTTTACACCTCATTGGCCCGGGTGTATGTGGTGCCCACGTGATGTGATATAGAAGCACTCCCAcaaaaggctttaaaaaaaactcccaGCAACCATACTCCATTGACTTTGGACCATGGCGACTTCCTCCACAAGAACCAAAAATCAAACCAATCAAAATGAACCACAGACAGAgcaaagtacaaaaacacacatatatcgCAATTGTTGTTGTTCTTCGGGCTGTGACGTTGCGGACAAAGACTTTTGTGCGCGACTTTTCATAGCCAGATGGGTTCGCCCCTGTTCCCAGTTACGTCCGTTTTATGTTTCCACCGCAACAAGCGAGTTCATCCGCGCTAAACTGAACTGCTCTCAAGCGCACCGTGCCGATTTGTCGGTTGAAAAGGGGCATTAGTCACCTCATGAGGATagagaggtgaaaaaaaaattcctctcACACAGCATACTCACCATATTGCATAGTAACAATTTTAACTGTTCCTGCAGGATGCTGATGCTGACATTAGGAGGGAGTGTATACTTAAATCTCTCATTATCTACCTTGGAGAACGTGTTGAGGACTTGATAAAAGAATACATGGTATGTCCATATCTGTTCTGTCTCTACATGAGATGCAGTCTCTTGATGTAAATTTGACAACTCTGCTATTAAATGCAGTGATTAATGTAGAACAGCAACGATTAATCAACTCATCAAGTTAATATCTTAGGGTtctgtattgttttcttttttttcttgggcTTTGTGGAACATTTATGAAAATGTTCCACCATTGGTTTAATTTAATGATTATGCAATTCACAATCTGATTAGTTAAATAATTGTTCTAATAGTCTGTGACCAAACAACTATCAAAATAGTAGTTTATTATGGTCAAAGATTTATCAAGTGTGCCAGACTTCAGTTCTTCACTTGTACATTTTGTTCCATATTTTACCTCAAGATATCCCAGAAAGATGAAGCTGAGGAAGAGCTGCAGAGTACCACCATGGCACTCTTCGTCTTCAGGGACAACTCAAGCCTCCTACATCAGCCTCGAGACATCGGGATAATCATTGATGGTGTGGAAGTCCTGAATGAGTTGCCTTCTGTGGCAGCTGGAGTGGCAATGGTCTTTGGACTCTGTTATGCTCTTAATATGGAATATCCACGAGGATTCAGGTTCACCTTTGAGGCTCTTCAAAAGATTATGATGGAGCTTGACTTTAACAAGATGACCTCTAAGATTCGCAAACTTAATTGTGAACTTAACACTGCACAGtagtgtgtttgcatgcatgtgtgcatgtgtatgtgcacatgcatgtgcatgtgtgcttgGTTATTTTGCTTGGTTGGCCTGCAGTGGTATTCTACATTCAAAAATTATAAGAACACCCATTTGAAAGGGAGATTTAAGTTGATTTCATTGATACatgtgtagatttttttttacattgtacaGGCACAGTGCACATATAAACATTTTTGAGTACTTGCAAATTGGTTTAAAAAGAGTTTTGGTTTTATGCCAGTTTTAGACAGGTTGCAGGTTTTATACCAGTTCTAAAAAGATTGCAGGTTTTATCCTGGTTTTCAAAAGATTGCAGgttttataaaacaaacatttctctAATCATTTCTGCCGTAGCCCTAAATCTTTATATTACTAATCCTCTCTATTGATTATAGTTAAAATGGTTTGgaacaataaataattttgaaataATTGGTTGGCCAACTGTCTTGTTTTTTATAGGAAATGCAGAGCATTTttgaactgaaataaaatgaaatgtaaaaaatatagtTTGAATATATGTAAATCAATTACCTGGCTTCAACACAAACATATTAATTCATGTTAATTTGGTTCGATGTGAATACATTAGGTTGGTTCAATAATTAAAATATGGttctatgtaaaaaaaatcaatttggaTCAATGCAAAATTTAAAGTTTCAGTCAAGTCTAGTAATATTGTTTATATCAACATAAAAGTATCAGGTCATATCAAGTGACTCAATTTGGATTCTATGAAGTCAAATATTTTGGATGTGAACATTGGACATCAATTTTTTTAAGTTGAAtagggtttttctttttacagtgttcTAATGTTACAGTCCCTTGGTGCCTGCTGTCCAGGCCTCTTAAATCACCCCAGGTGAACAAGTGCAACGATCAAGAGGGGAGCTGCTGCTAACTGGTGTGACTGATAAGATCTAACCTATAGTGCTTCTCAGGGTTTATCATATAAGGGAAAGCAGGGGATACACttgggccgtttctcaattctcaagtacgcgagtacgtactcgcgttctcagcgagtacgtactggccgagaacgcacgggagtacggactcgccgagaacgcgagcacggactcgcgatttgtacaattggaacaccagcgtacgtgatgatgtcacaggtccggagtttctactgccgtcccctcttaatgtaactgtgagtaacatgttatgaagcctaactttaatcacagccaaaccggtttactcaggaacaaataaaacactgaactaaaccaaacattaacatttagaagtgatctaagtgacttatatatcatttttaacctcagtagtgaaacctctaataataaaaatagtgtacatgtacatacgtgtacataccttaataaaaacaagcaggtgagatgttagaacgcttttatttttattttagtggacactcaatactatagacagctgctggggtttctttaacctgagtggtgagaagaccgcgagcggggagggggggttgaaaatgatgtgccgggagtccgctgttgagtttgttggacgaaatgcattctgggatatttagctgtaccaagtccacaccgatgcatgctcgataaaacgggcgaagcgagaacacatccgggactttttcgcgttctcggcgtgatgcgtacttcgaattggaacagtacttggtctccggctgatgacgtatcacgagtacacgagaacgcaagtacgcacaagtacgcatattgagaaacgccctTGGACTTCAATAAAAGAGCTGAACCAGACTTCCTGTATAGAGGTGCCCGTCCTGCAGATCAACAATCCAGTCTGTCTTACCAAAGCAAGAAACCTTCAGAGGTTGCAAAGgtacagacattctgtacttTTCATGAGTTGTCATtgctgatttccatcctctatACTCAGTATACTGTTAATGCCTTTGTATCTTTTTATGCCTGTTTATGTCTTTATACTAGACACTATAAAGTTGGTGTGAAGGTAgaattcagtgaatgaatcTAAGCATCATCAGCTTAACTTCAAATTCATCTCTATTTCACTTGATGTAACGTAACTCTGATCACAGCCACTGTAATAGATGGGCTCATAgatggactttttttttaaatcttaaactCTAATTTACATTTGACCTTTTGTATTGTCTTTATTGTCTGAGTACCTGAAGTTCTTTTTATTTAAGCCCTTTCTGTATACTGCTTTGTGACTGCTTGTCTATGAAAagtgcttaataaataaaccttaCTTACTCTCTTTTGATTAACAGCACATATTTCAATAATAATACTTTACATCTACATCCTGAAATATTGTTTCTGTGTGAGGAAATCCAAGTCTGCTATTGCAGCTCTATCACATAgtacagacttttttttttacataaaatattttttatgaacaTAATGTCACAAAAAATGCTTTCATCACTTCTGCCGTGCCTGTCTGATCTGCTGATTCAGTTGTTGCTTTTCACTCAACAGTGAAAAGAAAACCATCAGCTGATTTTCACAAACAGCTGATTTACTAAGAAGCATTTGATAGAATTCAAAATTTATAAAAACAGTGATACtgtagaaaaaaacacaacagaccACAGATGAGAtaaagatgtttgtttgttaatttatttgcatttatgaAGCATTATGGAAACATACTTTTCAAGTTCATATATTTCCAGCAGTTATAAAATCCAATCAACAGATTGCTATTTATTGTTAGTTTGGTGAGAGCACCAGACATGCCACTGTGCCAACCTCCAGTGCAGCATCAACATGTCTCTGCTGGTCATCAAAGAAGATGTGAGGTTTGATCCTCTGCAGTGTAGGACCTTTGTCAGCCCCTCCCAcaaacacagcttcatcaagctCCAGACCCCACCGGTGCAGAGTGTTTAAAGCTCTGTAGCCGTCACAGCCTGCCCC
This is a stretch of genomic DNA from Pelmatolapia mariae isolate MD_Pm_ZW linkage group LG16_19, Pm_UMD_F_2, whole genome shotgun sequence. It encodes these proteins:
- the LOC134646222 gene encoding uncharacterized protein LOC134646222, which codes for MAQLDKHSPQLLKIIRKKGGTTKAKTAIILEFLDQDADADIRRECILKSLIIYLGERVEDLIKEYMISQKDEAEEELQSTTMALFVFRDNSSLLHQPRDIGIIIDGVEVLNELPSVAAGVAMVFGLCYALNMEYPRGFRFTFEALQKIMMELDFNKMTSKIRKLNCELNTAQ